The genomic window CCCCTCCCCGTGTCCCCGCGTCCCCCCTCCCCGTGTCTCCCCTCCCCGTGTCCCCCCTCCCCGTGTCCCCGCGTCCCCCCTCCCCCCATCCCCCCCTTGACAACCATTCACCCCTTGGGCTATAGTAGCTCGATGAATTGGAAAAGCCCCGAACGCTGGGCCGGAATCGTATTGGTGCTGGCGGCGCTCGCCCTCTATCTCTGGACGTTGGACAATGGTCTGCGTCCGGAGGAACTGATGGGCGGCGACCTGATCACCCACCAGTACGCGCAGGTCCAGGGACGGCCCAGCAATGCGCCCGGATATCCCCTCTACACCATGGGTGGCTGGCTCTGGTTCCATGGGTGGCGTTCCATCCTCGCTGCAGAAGCCAATCCAACCGCGATTCTCTCCACCTATTCCACCCTTTGGGCGCTGTTGGCTCTCTGGCTGCTCTACCGTCTCATTCTCCACGAGACCGGCAACTGGCTGGTGGGATTGCTGCTCGGCGCGTTCTACGCAGTGACCTATTTCTTCTGGTATTATGCCACCAGCACCGAGCAGTATACCTCGGCCGTGGCCTTGACTCTGGCCATCGTGCTGGTTGCCTACCATTGGGAGGATACACTCGATCGCTCGCAACCTGGCAGGTCGGAAAAAGAAGAAGCCAGGGCGGATCGCTACATCCTGCTCCTGGCCTTCCTCTCAGGGGTAATCCTGGCCCACATGGTCACGGTGGCATTCATCATTCCTCCGCTGCTCTGGTTCATCCTGAGTCGCCAACCGGGGCTTTTACGGCGTCCAAGGTTGATCCTGACATCGATCGCGGCGGCACTGCTTCCTCTCCTGAGCTATTTCTTCGTCTATATTCGGGGTGCCCAACATCCGGAATGGCGAGGCGAAGGGCAGTGGCCCAACGCGGGAGCGTGGTTCTGGGATTTCGTCAGCACCCAGCAGGGACAGGATGAACTTACCTGGTCCTTGACCCCCCTGTGGACCCACGAGTTTCCCAGCATGATCTGGCAGGAACTAACCTGGATCATTCTTTTTGGTGGCCTGGCCGGACTCTTTCTCATGAATCGGCGGCATGGCCTCTTTCTGGGCGCAACTCTGGCGATCTATCTTGCCTTCAGTTTCATCGACCGGCTCGGTAACTGGTTTCAGGTGATCATGCCCGCCTACGCGTTGCTGGTCTTGAGCTTTGCTGTTGCCGTGCAGTGCTTGTGGACACGATTGAAGGATGCATCTCCGAAGAGTCGGCTCTCTACCGCAATGCTGCGGGGGCTTCAGATTGCTCTGGTGTCAGGCCTGCTGCTGCTGCTTGTATTTCGTTTCGACGCCAGCTGGTCCCGGGCAAATCAGCGCAATCGCGCCAGGGACACCGCACTGGCTGCCGGCCAGGCGATCCTGGCGGACGATCCACAGCCCAACGCGGCCATTCTGGCTGACTTCGCCGAGACTGTCAGCCTGCGCTACCTTCGCGACATCTGGAACCTGCGTCCCGACCTGCAAGCTGTAGGCAGCAAGGATGCCGGCGACATCCTTGCGACCGGCGACCGCCCCCTGTACGTGACCAGAACGGCCGCTCCCCTTGTCTGGCAGGAAGTAAGCCCTTCGGCCCATTTTTCATCGGCAGGAAACACACTGATCGCCCTTAGCAAGGAACCTGCTCCTGCATTGCCTGGCGATGTCCGGCCGTTGAGCCTGCCCGCAGGTCCTGCCCTCTCTTTGGCCGGCATCGAGACTCAGTTGGGCAACCCGATAGAGGACGGCCATCAATCTCTTTCGGTGCGGCTATTTTGGCAGGCCCGGGCGCCGGTGGCCGAGGACTGGCGGGTTTCCGTGCGGCCTACCGGATCGGGCCATCCCATCACCACCCCCGATGGATCGCCGCTGCAGATGGACTTGCTTCACCCCGTCCACGGCACCTATCCCATGAGCCGCTGGCTGCCAGGTGAAGTCGTGGCCGACGACTATCTGATTCCCATTCCACCAGGACAGCAGGTGGACGGCATTCAGGTGTTTGTCTACCGCCCCCTGGAGGATGGCACCTTCGAAAACCTGACTGTTTTGGAGATCCCCCTGAAATGAACAACCCCTCTCCGCTGGAGAAGGGTTGTCGATTTCACAGTCGATCGGGATGCTTCGGCTCAGGCTTCTGGTTCAACCTCGATCTGTTCTTCTCGCTGTTCTTCCAGCTCTTCAACCACCTCGACAGCGGCTTCGATCAGCGGGGGTATCTCTTCAGCCTCTTCGTACTCGCCAGTTTCGATCTCACCACCTTCGCGCTCGACGATCACGGTGACCTCGGGGATCACATCGGCCATTAGCCGAATCGGCACCTGGTGGGTGCCCAATTGGCGCAGCGGTTGGTCCAGCATGATCTGGCGCTTGTCGATCTCTTCGCCCGAGGCTTGTTCCACCGCGATAGCGATATCGGAAGCGGTGATCGAACCAAACAGTCGATCGGTCTCCGCGGCTCGAGCGCTGAAGTTCAGGCTCAACTCGGCAAGCTTGTCGGCCACCGACATCGCGGCCTGTCGCTCGCGGTCCCGCTGCCGGTCGGCAGTTTCCTTGATCTGGGCGGCCTGTTTCTCCGCGCCCTTGTTGGCGGGAATCGCCAGACCCTCCGGGATCAGATAATTCCTTGCGTAGCCATTGGCAACCTCTTTGATATCGCCAGCCATGCCTACCCCTACAACGTCCTGCTTCAATAATATTTTCATCGGTGCTTTCTCTTCTCCTGCAAAAACTTGGCCGCCCAGCTCAGGCGGCATATTCACAACCACGTATATTACATTAACTCCGACGAAATCACAAGTTTGTGCAGAGGCGCGGCAGCGTATGATCATGGGATCTCGTGGCGGCTCCAATGAGTTCCTAAGATCCCCAATGAGAAGACCTCATGTTCGAGCTCGTTGACCTCCCCTTGCACCAGATGGTACAATCATCACATCACCTGCCGATTCCCGGATGTGGGATTGGCCAACCATTGGGAGGTGCAACCATGAAGGTGACGCGGCTTCTTACGATTTTCTGGTGTTTTCCGTTTTGGCGTTACTGAGTGTCACGGTCGGGGCATCAACGGTGGCGGCCCCAGCCGCTGGTCCCTGCCTGCCCGGCGAGCCCTACGACCCCGCCTGCGACGTCAACCACGACGGCCGCATCGACGTCGGCGACATCCTGCTCACCGCCGGCCACTGGAACCAGGCAGGCACCTGGACCAGCGATAACGACCACGAGCACCTGAACCAGACCTGGAGCCATTCGCGTGTCGGCCTGACTATCGAGGGCAACTTCGACGGCACGGCCGGATCCTATCAAGCACCACCGGTGCTGGGCAACACAGCCACCCAGGGAGATGGCTTGCGAGTAGACTCGGTCAATCACGATGACGTGCATGTGAACTCGGCGGGCAACAACGGCTTTTTCGTCTGCACCACAGGCAGCGAAACGACCTCCACCCCATCGCTTCAGAACAATGGGCTGGAGGTCGGCAGGGCAGAAAATGCCGGTGTACGGGTACAACACGCCGGCGATGATGGCGTATTCATATCCAGCGCAGATTCCAACGGACTGAATGTCTGGTTCGCCAACCACGATGGCCTGAGCGTCAACGAGGCGGGGGATCACGGCGTATCCATCAGCTCGGCCGGCGATGACGGGTTCTCCGTCTGCGGTACTGGCGGCAACAACACCTGCACCGCGTCCTTCGACGACAATGGCCTGGAGGTGGGTAACGCCCAGAATTATGGCGTACCTGAGCAACAGCGACATCCTTATGTACAGCTACGACAATTTCCACATCCACCTGGACGAGGACGACACCAACAGCGCCTTCGTGATCTACAGCGGCAGCGGTACCAACCTGTGGTCGATCTCGGAGAGCGGCCTGGCAGTCGCACACCAGGGCAGCGCCCTCGCCATCGATGCCGGCACGGAGGGACAGCAACTGGTCTACCCTGTCCACAGCCCCCAGAACTGGCCCACTGCTGACGACTGATTTTGCTCGTTTGTTGCAGGCGATGATCGATCATCCGTAACCGGTGTTCGGTATTCGGATCACGGGTTACGGATGACCGAATACCGACGCGCTCCCACAGAAAAAGCCCGGCGCGTAACCTGCTACGCACCGGGCCAATTGGTTTACCGGACGCATCAAATCCGGTATTACTCGCCGAACATCATCGTGCCGCCGTCGGCGAAGAGATCCAGGAACAGCTTGCCATCCTTCACGAACCAGATGCGGGCAGCGTCCAGACTCTTCAGGTACTTGTCGCTGAGCGAGTCGGGTCCACAGATCGCCCGGGTCAATGCTTTCGCCTTGATCTCGATGGAACTGCCGTCGATGGTGTAGGGTCCGCCACCCCGGTTGCAGTCGGTCTGGACCTTGGCAATACCGCTGGGCAGCAGTTGCAGGGTGTAGGCATCCGGATTCGCGATCTCAGCCGGTCCCACAGCGGGATCACTGATGGACTGCCACTTCCAGACAGTCTTCTGGATGGCCGAAGCATCCACGGGCGCAGCACCAGGGGCTGCCACAGGCGCCGGGGCTTCCTCGGTCACAGGAGCTTCCTCGGTCACCGCAGCACCCTCGGCACCACCCGCATCCGCGGCCCTGTCACCCTGCTCAGCCACCAGGAACATGTTGCCAACATCGGATACCATGTTGATGACCAGTCCACCATCCTCGATGACATAGGTGCCGGCTGCCGCCAGGCCCTGTAGGAACTCGTCCGCCTGCGAATCGGGCGGGCACATGGCCATCGTGGAGGGACCGAGCTGGATCGTCAGGGAGCTGCCGTCGGCCTCGTAAGCACCTATCACCTGGTTGCAGTCCGCCTTGATGGCAACCCGGCCATCGTCGGCAAACTGCGCCAGGTAGCGGCCTGGATCGGCAACCTCGGTCACCGTATCGTTGCCATACTCGGTCTTCTGCCACATCCAGATAGCGCCGGCCAGCTCAGTGGCTCCAGCCACCTCTTCTTCCCCGGCCGGCTCGCTTGCCTCACCGGCGAAAATCATGTTGCCAGTGTCATACTTGATGTTGATGACCAGGTTGCCCTCGCCGTCCCAGACATAGCTGGCGGCACCGGCCAGCCCCTGCAGGAATTCATCAACCTGAGAGTCGGGCGGGCACATTGCCATGGTGGAGGGGCCAAGCTGGATCGTCAGGGAGCTACCCTCGGTCTCATAGGTTCCCGAAGCCTGGTTGCAGTCAGCTTTGACGCTGACAGCTCCGTCGTCCATGAACTGAACCGTGTAACGCTCAGGGTCTTCAACCTCGGTGATCGTGTCGTTGTTATACTGGGTCCGCTGCCACTTCCAAACGGTGCCCACCAGGTCCTTCTCCGCCTCGGCCGCTTCCTCGCCCGTCTCAGCTTCAACGGTGCCGACGACCTCGCTGGAGGTCTGCTCCAGTTCACCCGCATCGTTCAGCGCATAGGTCTCCACCACATGCTGCGTCGGGCAGCACATGGGATCTTCGGGCCCCTGGCTGATCATATCGACGACGATCTGGCCATCCTCGAAGGTGAGTTCGTTGATGCTCACCCGATCGCCCAGGAAGACCGAACCGGCGTCCACCAGCTGGCCCTCCTGCTCGACAACCAGATGCAGGTCATAGAAGACGCCACTGCCGCCTGTGATGGTGACCAGCACCACCGCAGCTGCCGGGGTCCCGTCGGCCAGTTCCCCGATCGCAACAAAGTCGGTCAGAACCGTATGGATCCTGGAGGCGGAATCGGGTGCCACCTCCTCGCTGAATTCACCATCGACCAGGGTGGCCGTACCGGATTGGCTGTACTGCGACTGGTATTCCATGTTTCCCAACGCAGTCATCACCTTTTCCGGCACCGCTGCTTCGGCTTCAGGTTCAACTGCCTTCGTCTCGGCTTCCGGCTCAGGCTCAACAGCTTCTGCTTCCACTTCGACAGCCTGGTAAGCGGCTATGGCCGAGCCTTCGGCTGAACGCATCTCGAGCACGTCATCCACGATCGTGTAAGTGGCAGCCCTTTCCAGCGATGCCAGGTAGGCGTTCTCCTGTTCCATCACTGGCTCGGGGCACATCTTGCGAGTCGTAAGAGCAGGCCCGATCTTGATAGTGGAATCGTCAGCCTCGTAACCGGCCTGGTAGTCGTTGCAGCCGGCATTGCCGGTCATCAGGCCATCCTCTGTGAAGAAAGCCGTGATCTCGGTGCCTTGCGCGAGGGAGCTGAAGCCACCCTTGCCGTTGTTGTAACGGGTTGCCTGCCAGGGCGTGCCAGTCAGCGATGGCGGTACCACAGCCTTGAAGGCCAACACCGTATCGCCGCCGGCATTGCGAATCAGCAACTGATCGCCCGTGATCGTATAGGTGGCGGCCGTCGGAAGAATCGTTGTGAAATCCTGTTCCTGGACCATCAAAGGCTCCGGGCAAGCCATCATGGTACTTCCCATAGGTTCTTGAATGGTGAGGTTCTCACCGTCCGCTTCATAGGAGCCAAAGTAGTTATTGCAACCCGTGCTGCCACTAACCTTGCCATCCTCGAAGAGAGCTGTTGCCTCCGAGCCAGGCAGCGTCAGGACCAGGTGGCCATCGGCATTGGAATAGGCTTGCAGCTTCCAATAGGTACCCTCCAGGGGCACTTCCGCCTCCGCCGTGCCAAACTCCTGCTTATCGATTTCCTCGATCATGGTGTACTCGAGCGAAGAGCCGCCAGCCGGGGGATTCTCGACAGGATCGACGCGGACCAGCAACTCGTACTCGTAGCCAGGTTCGTATTCGAAGCCAGCGATTGCGTTATAGAAGAGGCTATACTGGTCATCGACATTCTCCTTGACCAGCAGACACTTCGTGAGCCCCTCGCCCACGCAGTCCGCCTTCACGGGACCGACGAACATGGTAATCTCTTCGCCCTGATCCACGGCATCCTGCTCTTCAGGGGCCGCCTGGGCAACCGTTTCTTCAGTCGAAGGTTCTTCGGCCTCGGCAACTTGCTCTTCGGTGGCAGGTTGCTCAACTGCCTCTTTCTCTACCGCCTCTTCCTGGGCCACCGCGTCCGTATCAGCTGCTTCGTGGGTCTCGTCTTTGTCGGCATCGACGGCCCGTTCCTGCTGTGCCTCTTCGGGCACCGCCGGGGTTGGTGTTTCCTTGTCACCGCAGGCTACCACAAAGATGCTGACGAGGACCAGCAGGGTAACCAGCAACAGTGCTCTTCGCTTCAAGATTCGGTTCATGAGAGTTCTCTCCTCCATTTTGTTTGTCCTGGCATGTTTAGAATTGGAAAGGCCTACAGCCAACGCCGGCGCTTTCCCTTCGATTTCACGCCATATTGGGCAGAAGTGTTCACAGATTGCCGCGGAAAATATCGATTGACTCGCGCAAAAAACGCCGCTGCCTACGATTATCCGCAGCGACATGGATATCAGCAGTTCACGCCGATGGGATCCCACTGGAGTCAACTGTCACCGATGATAACATATCTTCGGCGATTCGGGTAGGAAACGCACCGGCATCCTCTACTTTCAATGATGTCATCCCCGCGCACGCGGGGAACCAGGGTCATGGGCGTCTATGTACCACCGGCGTTGTTCGTCATCCCCGCGCACGCGGGGAACCATCGATTCATTCCCGGCTGTCATCCAGGATCCAAAGGAACAAATCCACTGGGCTCCCGCCTTTGCGTGCACCCCGAAGGGGCCCCGCAGGAGCGACGGTGCCAGTGTCATGCTTTTCTGGCTCCCGGAATCCTGGTCTCCAGAGCAGCCGCCAATTCCTCCGCTCGTTGGGAACCCACCATGACGCTCTTGCCATCCTGGAGAGTCAACTCAACCCCCTGGTTACCGGAGGTAGTGTAAGCAACCCCGCTGCCGCGCCAGCCCCGGATCCCCCACCCGCCATATTCTCGAATCGGATCGTAGGAACGGGCCTCAAAGCTCTGGATGTCGGCCAGCGGGATGTCACGGCTGGTAATGGGAGGATAACGGATGTGCAACGAATTCTCGGAAACCTCCGTGACCAGTTTCAGCCTGTGGAATAACAGGGGAAGCCCAATGCCGATAAAAAGCCAAAGCAACCACATCATCCAATCGGGAGCAGGCTTGGAGCCCCAGGGTTTTCCCAGGATGATCTGTTCGACGAAGCCCCACCACATCAGGGCCGAGATACCGTAGACCAGAAGCCATATCCACCACTGGGTGAACTTCTGGTCCTCATGATATGACACCTCGAAGTCGTAAGGGGCCATGGATCTAGCCGCCGACAGGTACCACCATGATCTCAACGTTTTCGCTGGGATTGCCCCGCGTGATCACCGGCACGATGGTGTCGTTGATCATCAACAGCTTGCCGTCAGCCGAGGTAATCCTGGCCGCCATGCCATAGCTATGGTTGGGCACGACGTCTGCCGGATCGTAGATAACCTCATAGGGCATGGGCATCTGGCCCGGAATTGTGAAGGTCTCTTCGCCCAGAATGATGGCTGGTGCGTCGGCCCGGGAAATGTCCTGCAATTGCACCTGAACAATGGCGTCGTCGGGCAAGGCAATCCGCACCTGGTAGTTGACCCCACCGGTGACGCTGGCCTGCCCGTCGGTTCCCCGCGCAGCCTCCTCCATCTCTCCGACCGTGATCGTTTCGTCGGCAGCGACCCCATTGACCTCGACGGTGTACTCCCCAGGTTCCAGGCCGGCGGTGTCGATTACGATGGCGTCCGAATAGGGCGTCATCATCTGGCTGCACATGAGATCGGCAGGCTGGCCCGCGACCAAAGATATCTCGATGGTGTTTTCCACAACCTCCTGCTGAGAGTCCCCGGTCTTGGTACATGAATTGGGATGATCACCCTGGACGACAGCAACCTGCTCGCCATCCTCTTCTTCGATCGTGACGCTGCTGACGTTGGCGGGCGAGGTTTCGATCACACCCTCGGGTGGCGTATCAGCAGAAGCATCAACTTCTGGCGCGCGCGTGTCCACCGGTTGGCCAACTATCGGTGGCGGCATGACGCAGCCCGCCAGGCCAAGCGCGAGGATCAATAGGACAGTTGTGAAGAATAATCGGTACATGTTTCTCTCCTATGTTATTAGCAGTTTTTGCTGGCCGCCCGAGAAGGACTTCCCTGTTTCGGGCAGGCAACTGATTGCACGGTCCGCTCAAATGAAATGTTCACACAAACCCGATCTTGCCATCGCAAAGTTGTTTCGTGACCTCGACCTCCGGAATCACCACCCCCATGCAATCGGCGTTAGGCAACCCCTGCAACACCCAGGTAATGTCCTCCAGAGAAACTGGTTCTCGATATTCCAGACGGTCTGCGTAACACCAGTTCTTAATAGGGACATTTCCAGGGCGGGTAGTTGTCAACACCCCCCTTCACCCGGAATTCGGGCTCACCACTGTAAATGTTGCCAACCGAATTGATCAACGTGCCGGCTACCCACTGTTCCACGCGATAGGGATGGCCCACATTGCCGAAGGTTTCAAGATGAACCGCTAAACCGTCGATCCTGACATTTCCGGCCTTATCCATCGCACCCCAACCACTGGGCTTCACATCCCGCCACTGGTTGTCGCCGATCAGTTGGTAGACCTTGATCCACGAGCTGGCTGGCGGCGGGGCGACACAGGTTACGATATTGCCTGCCGACGGGGTGATTTCATCCTTGATCTTCTCCCAGGTCAGGTTCGCCGACGCCAGCGCCGTGTCCTCGAAATACTCCATACGGATGTCGTGGTATCCCTCAAGTAACGATACATCGGTCACAAAACGGGTCCGGGACATCGGGTGCCACTGGTTGATGAGTCGCTGCCCATCGATCCAGAGTCGTACGCCGTCATCCGTTTCAGTGGTGAAGCGATAACGTCCCTGGGGCAAGAACATGCGCCGCGTCCAGCGGACTGAAAACTTGTCGTCGGAAATGGTCGGTGCAGGCGATCCCGAGCCCCAATCGAAATTCACGAAGTAATCCCGACGGTTCATTGTCGGTTTCCCACTGAGGCCGGTATTATTGAAATACTCGCCCAACCAGACAGTATCCTGGCCACCACCACCGCCTCCGCTGCCACCACCAGAGCCGCCATCCGAACCACCGGAGCTGCCGATTCGCCGCCACGTCAGTTTGGCAACCGCGTCGCCACCATCCTCGAAGTATTCCATGCGGATATCATGGGGCCCCGGCGTTATGTTAATTTCCTTGGCGTAAGGGGTCAGCCCTTGAGTCTTCCAGCGATCGATCAGCAACTGATTGTCGATATAGAGTCGAACGCCATCGTCGGTTTCTGTACGAAACTCATAGGTGCCGCCATCGAGATCGATCGTCTGTGTCCACCGGGCAGAGAAGAAGCCGGTCGGAATCGCCGGGGCCGGCGACCCCTTGCCCCAATCGAAGTCGATCTCCGGATCGTCGCGGGTGATCACCGGTAAGCCCTCCAGATCGCGGTTGTCAAAATACTCACCCAGCCAGCCCTTGGGCTCAACCGGTACATACTCGTCGATCTTTTCCCAGGAGAATTTTGCCAGGGCCCGCCCAGTGGCCTCGAAGTACTCTACACGAACCTGATAGGTTTCCCTGTTGACGTCCAGATCGACGACTACCTCGGCAGCGCCAGTCTGCCAGCGATCGATGACCAGCCGGTTGCCGATATACACACGCGCCCCGTCATCAGTATTGACTCGAATCCGATACTTTCCCGTATCCAACGGCACACTGCCAGACCACCGGACCGAAAAATTGTCCGGTGGTACCTCCGGTGCCGGCGAACCGGTACCCCAGTCAAAATCGATGGCCGGGTCGATACGGGTGAGCACAGGTGGCCCCTGGAGATTGCGGTTGGCGAAATACTCACCCAGCCAGGATACAGATGGCGTTGGTGGCGTTGGGCCAACGCCGATCTTCTTCCAGGTCAGTTTTGCGCTGGCTTCCCCACCCCCCTCGAAGTAATCCATGCGGAGTTGATGGACGCCAGAAGGAAGAGCAACCTTGGTTTTGCGCGGGGTCGCCGACTGGTGGCGCCAACGATCCAACAGCAACTGTCGATTTACGTAAAGCCGAACACCATCATCAGTCTCCGCAGTAAACTCATAGGTGCCACCGTCAAAATACCAGTCGCCGAGCCAACGAACGGAGAATTCGTCCTTGGGCATTCCTGGTGCCGGCGCCCCAGTTCCCCAATCGAAATCGATGGATGGATCCTGGCGCACCGCAACGGGAGATCCTGTCAGGTTGCGGTTGGCATAGTAGGACCCTTGCCATCCTGCATTTGGGGGCGGCGCGGGAAACTCCAGCTGTTCCCAGGTCACCTTTACCTCGGCGCGCTGCGTGGCCTCGAAGTATTCCACCCTGAATGGATGCCACCCTTCGCCCAGAATGATCTCCGCGCTGTGGTCGGATGGCGAGGAGATGTGCCACTGATCGATGATCAGATTCCCGTCGACGTAGACCCGAACCCCGTCATCCGCCCGGGCGGTGACACGATACGTCCCGTCGGTCAGATGAATGTCCCGGTTCCAGCGCACAGAGAAGTTATCTCCGGGAAACCCGACTGCAGGTGACCCATAGCCCCAGTCGAAATCAATCGCAGCGTCGTAGCGGACCAACGCGGGTGCCCCGGACAGGTATCGATTGGTGAAATACTCCCCTGACCAGGCGTCGTTGCGACTGCCACCCGCCTGAGCTTGGGTCAGCGCAGGAAAGACACCCAGAATCACCACAAAACACAACGCGACCAGCCCGACAATGGTTAGGGGTTTCTTCATCTGGCGCAACATGAGGTTCCTTCCTTCGAATCCTGTCCAATTGTTCCGAAAAGGCCTGTTTCACCTGCGGAATGCAAAGAGTTTGGGATACAACACCCGGTTGACCTGTCCTGACCGAAATCAGAAAGTGTTTCGACACCAGCTGCAAGCGATCCGGAAAGACTTTACCTTAGTCCGAATCACCGCTTACATCCCTCACAAGAAAGAGGTGACTGCGCTCAGATGGCAGCTTCCGATGACAGACTCTCGTTGAGGCAAGCAATATCCTGCGGGGCACAATCCGCAGCGTGGGGGATGCACAACGGGCCGGCTAGAGGACACCCAGGATCAAGCCCGCCAACGAATAGTAGATGATCAGGCCTGAAACATCTACCACGGTTGAAATCATCGGGCCGCTGATCACCGCCGGATCAATGCCAATTCGATCGGCCACAATGGGAACAATGGTCCCCACCGTAGTGGACCACATGACGACCAGAGGCAAGGTCAGTGCAACAGCAAGGGCAACCTGCCATCCTGCTTGCCAGAGGATCTGGGCCAGCACAAAACCCAGTATCCCCATCACCAGTCCAAGCAGCAGACCCACGGAAATCTCCCGCCGCCACGCGCGAAGCAGAGTGGAAAAACGAACCTCGCCCACTGTGATTGCCCGGATGATGGTAGCAATGGTCTGCGATCCAGCATTTCCTCCCGTGCCGATGATAAGAGGCACAAAGGCTGCCAGCACCAGGTATTGACCCCAAACGACCTCAAATTTTTGGGTAACAAGGCCGGTCAGTGCGCCCGCTCCGAAGAGAAGCAGCAACCAACCGATCCTTTTTTTGAACACGCTGGTAGGTGAGACAGAAAAGTAGGGCTGCTCCAATGGCAACGAGCCACCAAATCGCTGGAAGTCCTCGGTGGCTTCCTCTTCCAGCACATCCAGGACGTCGTCAACCGTCACAACGCCAAGCAGCCGATTGAATTGATCTACGACCGGCATAGCGGT from Chloroflexota bacterium includes these protein-coding regions:
- a CDS encoding PA14 domain-containing protein — protein: MKKPLTIVGLVALCFVVILGVFPALTQAQAGGSRNDAWSGEYFTNRYLSGAPALVRYDAAIDFDWGYGSPAVGFPGDNFSVRWNRDIHLTDGTYRVTARADDGVRVYVDGNLIIDQWHISSPSDHSAEIILGEGWHPFRVEYFEATQRAEVKVTWEQLEFPAPPPNAGWQGSYYANRNLTGSPVAVRQDPSIDFDWGTGAPAPGMPKDEFSVRWLGDWYFDGGTYEFTAETDDGVRLYVNRQLLLDRWRHQSATPRKTKVALPSGVHQLRMDYFEGGGEASAKLTWKKIGVGPTPPTPSVSWLGEYFANRNLQGPPVLTRIDPAIDFDWGTGSPAPEVPPDNFSVRWSGSVPLDTGKYRIRVNTDDGARVYIGNRLVIDRWQTGAAEVVVDLDVNRETYQVRVEYFEATGRALAKFSWEKIDEYVPVEPKGWLGEYFDNRDLEGLPVITRDDPEIDFDWGKGSPAPAIPTGFFSARWTQTIDLDGGTYEFRTETDDGVRLYIDNQLLIDRWKTQGLTPYAKEINITPGPHDIRMEYFEDGGDAVAKLTWRRIGSSGGSDGGSGGGSGGGGGGQDTVWLGEYFNNTGLSGKPTMNRRDYFVNFDWGSGSPAPTISDDKFSVRWTRRMFLPQGRYRFTTETDDGVRLWIDGQRLINQWHPMSRTRFVTDVSLLEGYHDIRMEYFEDTALASANLTWEKIKDEITPSAGNIVTCVAPPPASSWIKVYQLIGDNQWRDVKPSGWGAMDKAGNVRIDGLAVHLETFGNVGHPYRVEQWVAGTLINSVGNIYSGEPEFRVKGGVDNYPPWKCPY
- the mgtE gene encoding magnesium transporter, which translates into the protein MPVAVIPSAEEVHELIKQDRLGELQQLLATSHPADIADLLDELPSREAVVVFGRLPLVTASEVLDETGSLIRTELVREVDDEHLADILDELPMDDAAEILDELPDDVSYRLLDLMEPEEAEDVRTLLRFDEGTAGRLMTTEIASLRRQWTAAEAIERLHSLDEVETLVYLYVVDQENRLIGVVPIRSLLLAQPDEKVEDLMLSPAISVQATADQEELAEEMAKYDYTAMPVVDQFNRLLGVVTVDDVLDVLEEEATEDFQRFGGSLPLEQPYFSVSPTSVFKKRIGWLLLLFGAGALTGLVTQKFEVVWGQYLVLAAFVPLIIGTGGNAGSQTIATIIRAITVGEVRFSTLLRAWRREISVGLLLGLVMGILGFVLAQILWQAGWQVALAVALTLPLVVMWSTTVGTIVPIVADRIGIDPAVISGPMISTVVDVSGLIIYYSLAGLILGVL